A single window of Nitrospirota bacterium DNA harbors:
- a CDS encoding 6,7-dimethyl-8-ribityllumazine synthase, producing MPEPIEGNIIGTGLKVGVVVSKFNDFITNRLLAGALEAFKQCAVEDGNITIAKVPGSFEIPMVAKKMAESNKYDAVVCLGAVIRGATPHFDYIAAEVTKGIAGISLDSGIPVIYGVLTTDTVDQAIERAGSKNRNKGWDAAVHAVEMANLYKLLG from the coding sequence ATGCCGGAGCCTATTGAAGGGAATATTATTGGGACAGGTCTCAAAGTTGGGGTAGTGGTAAGTAAGTTCAATGATTTTATAACTAACAGGCTGTTGGCAGGTGCATTGGAGGCATTCAAACAGTGCGCTGTAGAAGATGGGAATATAACAATAGCAAAAGTTCCCGGGTCTTTTGAAATACCAATGGTTGCAAAGAAGATGGCTGAATCAAATAAGTATGATGCAGTTGTATGTCTTGGCGCAGTCATCAGAGGGGCGACACCTCATTTTGATTACATTGCAGCAGAAGTTACAAAAGGGATTGCAGGGATAAGCCTTGACTCAGGAATACCTGTGATATACGGTGTCTTAACAACTGATACAGTAGACCAGGCCATTGAAAGGGCAGGCTCAAAGAACAGGAACAAAGGCTGGGATGCGGCTGTCCATGCAGTTGAAATGGCGAATCTATATAAACTGTTGGGGTAA
- the nusB gene encoding transcription antitermination factor NusB gives MGYRRKAREFALQMLYQYDVSHEFEHLIDEFWSNKDVPDDIKEFAGNIVEGVIKGETSIDEMINRSAENWSIDRMAVVDRNIMRIAAYEFLNIQEIPVKVTINEAIEIAKKFGGEESGSFINGILDRIVRDNKDKVSSKL, from the coding sequence ATGGGTTACAGGCGAAAGGCAAGGGAGTTTGCTCTGCAGATGTTGTATCAGTATGACGTTAGTCATGAGTTCGAACATCTGATAGATGAGTTCTGGAGTAATAAAGATGTACCGGATGACATAAAAGAGTTTGCCGGTAATATCGTAGAGGGTGTTATTAAAGGTGAAACTTCAATAGATGAAATGATAAATAGGTCAGCCGAGAACTGGAGTATAGACAGGATGGCAGTAGTGGATAGAAATATCATGCGCATAGCAGCTTATGAATTTTTAAACATTCAGGAAATCCCTGTAAAGGTTACAATTAATGAGGCAATAGAGATTGCCAAAAAGTTCGGCGGAGAAGAGTCCGGCTCTTTTATAAACGGCATCCTTGACAGGATTGTAAGGGATAATAAAGATAAAGTTAGCAGTAAGCTGTAA
- the ribB gene encoding 3,4-dihydroxy-2-butanone-4-phosphate synthase — translation MSLNTIVEAIEDIKQGKMVILVDDEDRENEGDLVMAAEKITPDAINFMARFARGLICLTVTQERAEELSLQPMSSENTAQFGTAFTVSIDAMNGITTGISASDRAITILTAINTDSKPGDLARPGHIFPIRAQNGGVLKRAGQTEGSVDLARLAGLNPSGVICEIMNEDGTMSRLPELKNFAKANDLRIVTVKDLIEYRLQRESFVHQVESSNLPTEYGDFRVIVYEDDIDHNYHLALVKGDIKDLDKVLVRVHSGCITGDIFRSKRCDCGEQLHQAMKKIEKEGAGVLLYINHDVGKGLLRKISAYKLQDEGKEAGHVDYVPAGFKPVLRDYGVGAQILVSLGVRHIRLMTNNPRKIVGLEGYGLNVVERIPVEVEAHADNIDYLKTKKDKQGHLLQGV, via the coding sequence ATGAGTCTTAATACAATTGTCGAGGCAATAGAGGACATTAAGCAGGGGAAGATGGTTATCCTTGTTGATGATGAGGATCGTGAAAACGAGGGGGACCTTGTTATGGCTGCGGAGAAGATTACTCCTGATGCCATCAACTTTATGGCACGATTCGCCAGAGGTCTTATTTGCCTCACAGTGACACAGGAACGTGCAGAAGAATTGTCCCTTCAACCGATGTCATCGGAAAATACTGCCCAATTTGGTACTGCCTTTACAGTTTCTATAGATGCTATGAATGGAATTACAACCGGTATCTCGGCATCCGACAGGGCAATTACGATTCTGACTGCAATAAACACGGATTCAAAACCTGGCGACCTTGCAAGACCGGGGCACATTTTTCCAATTAGGGCACAGAATGGCGGGGTCTTGAAACGTGCGGGTCAGACCGAGGGCTCCGTTGACCTGGCAAGACTTGCGGGGCTGAATCCATCAGGCGTTATCTGCGAGATTATGAATGAAGACGGCACTATGTCACGTTTACCTGAATTAAAAAACTTTGCTAAGGCTAATGACCTCAGGATAGTAACAGTAAAAGACCTTATTGAATACAGGCTCCAGCGGGAGTCCTTTGTACATCAGGTGGAGTCATCTAACCTGCCTACTGAATATGGTGATTTCAGGGTAATAGTGTATGAAGATGATATTGACCATAATTATCACCTTGCCCTTGTGAAAGGTGATATAAAGGATTTGGACAAGGTGCTTGTCAGGGTTCATTCAGGTTGTATTACAGGAGATATATTCAGATCAAAGAGATGTGACTGCGGAGAACAACTTCATCAGGCAATGAAAAAGATAGAAAAAGAAGGCGCAGGTGTTCTGCTCTACATAAATCATGATGTTGGAAAAGGATTACTCAGGAAAATCAGCGCATATAAACTTCAGGATGAGGGAAAAGAGGCCGGTCACGTTGATTATGTGCCGGCAGGCTTTAAACCGGTATTAAGGGATTATGGTGTAGGCGCTCAGATACTTGTAAGCCTCGGTGTGCGGCATATCAGATTAATGACCAACAATCCAAGAAAGATTGTAGGGCTTGAAGGATATGGTCTTAATGTGGTTGAGCGGATTCCTGTGGAGGTTGAGGCCCACGCTGATAACATAGATTATTTAAAAACAAAAAAAGACAAGCAGGGCCATTTGTTGCAGGGTGTGTAA
- a CDS encoding 2-C-methyl-D-erythritol 2,4-cyclodiphosphate synthase: MRIGIGYDIHRLGAGNGVVLGGVYIPFEKSLIGHSDADVLLHAICDALLGAAGEGDIGVHFPNNNPAIKGISSIELLRKTNMIIGNKGYKVSNIDSVLLAEEPRISPYRDTMIKNISAAIGAEPGQVHVKATTNEGLGSIGRGEGIAAYAVCILTLKNGQNGE; the protein is encoded by the coding sequence TTGCGAATAGGCATTGGATATGACATACACAGGCTGGGTGCAGGCAACGGGGTTGTTCTTGGCGGCGTCTATATTCCTTTTGAGAAGAGCCTGATTGGACATTCTGATGCGGATGTGCTGTTGCATGCTATTTGTGATGCACTACTTGGTGCGGCAGGGGAGGGTGATATCGGGGTACATTTCCCGAATAATAACCCTGCAATCAAAGGTATATCAAGTATAGAATTACTCAGGAAGACAAACATGATTATCGGCAATAAGGGTTATAAGGTTTCTAATATTGATTCTGTACTCCTTGCTGAGGAACCAAGGATTTCTCCATACAGGGATACAATGATAAAAAATATTTCTGCTGCAATTGGAGCAGAACCAGGGCAGGTTCATGTAAAGGCAACCACAAATGAAGGGCTTGGTTCTATAGGCAGAGGTGAAGGGATAGCGGCTTATGCAGTTTGTATCCTGACATTAAAGAATGGTCAGAATGGGGAATAG
- the cysE gene encoding serine O-acetyltransferase — protein MLEVIKKDYYAVFERDPAASNFLEVLLAYPGFHAIILYRAAHWLWVKGVPVLPRVISHIGRFLTGIEIHPGASIGTGFFIDHGMGVVIGETSIIGNNVTLFQGVTLGGTGKEKGKRHPTLGNNIVVGVGAKVLGNITIGDNVKIGANAVVLEPVPSDATVVGVPGRVVKQGGRRLKDAMMDHVHMPDPVADKMERLEKELKELRKHLKHDKEDI, from the coding sequence GTGTTAGAAGTTATAAAGAAGGATTACTACGCTGTTTTTGAAAGGGACCCTGCTGCTTCTAACTTTCTGGAAGTATTGTTAGCTTATCCCGGGTTTCATGCAATTATATTATACAGGGCAGCGCATTGGTTATGGGTTAAGGGGGTTCCTGTTCTGCCGAGGGTTATTTCACATATTGGAAGGTTTTTAACCGGCATAGAGATACATCCCGGTGCGAGTATTGGTACAGGTTTTTTTATTGATCATGGGATGGGGGTTGTAATTGGAGAAACAAGCATAATCGGGAATAATGTTACCCTTTTTCAGGGTGTTACTTTAGGGGGTACAGGTAAGGAAAAGGGGAAGCGTCACCCGACACTTGGAAATAATATAGTAGTGGGGGTGGGTGCGAAGGTGTTAGGAAATATAACTATTGGTGATAATGTCAAGATAGGTGCTAATGCGGTGGTTCTTGAGCCTGTTCCATCTGATGCAACAGTAGTCGGAGTTCCGGGCAGGGTAGTGAAACAGGGCGGCAGGCGCCTTAAAGATGCGATGATGGACCATGTACACATGCCTGACCCTGTTGCAGATAAGATGGAGCGGCTGGAGAAGGAATTGAAAGAGTTGAGGAAACATTTAAAGCATGATAAAGAGGATATATGA